The following proteins come from a genomic window of Nymphalis io chromosome 6, ilAglIoxx1.1, whole genome shotgun sequence:
- the LOC126769110 gene encoding calcium-activated potassium channel slowpoke isoform X7 encodes MASSEEEATTTSSSEYDCLSVRKWWCFLLSSIFTFAAGLMVVLLWRACAFVCCRKEPELSPNDPKQKEQKAARQGKQEFEGTFMTEAKDWAGELISGQTTTGRILVVLVFILSIASLIIYFIDASSEEVERCQKWSDNITQQIDLAFNIFFMVYFFIRFIAASDKLWFMLEMYSFVDYFTIPPSFVSIYLDRTWIGLRFLRALRLMTVPDILQYLNILKTSSSIRLAQLVSIFISVWLTAAGIIHLLENSGDPLDFDNAQSLSYWTCVYFLIVTMSTVGYGDVFCHTVLGRTFLVFFLLVGLAMFASSIPEIIELVGSRSKYSGELKREHGKRHIVVCGHITYESVSHFLKDFLHEDREDVDVEVVFLHRKPPDLELEGLFKRHFTTVEFFQGTIMNPIDLQRVKVHEADACLVLANKYCQDPDAEDAANIMRVISIKNYSDDIRVIIQLMQYHNKAYLLNIPSWDWKQGDDVICLAELKLGFIAQSCLAPGFSTMMANLFAMRSFKTSPDTQAWQNDYLQGTGCEMYTETLSTSFTGMSFPQASELCFTKLKLLLLAIEIKGEEGTDSKISINPRNVKIHANTQGFFIAQSADEVKRAWFYCKACHEDIKDETLIKKCKCKNYVGMMMMQTGMVKQSVNTYRNVDDDHHPPPTFTPPELPKKVHVRGEIARERGEDISLINRNHRSAAPTTLLSPMANQLMNTTTTRQVNKVKPNVNRAPPDTPTSRSSGGNQNSNGVSLPAGLADDQSKDFDFEKTEMKYDSTGMFHWSPARNLEDCILDRNQAAMTVLNGHVVVCLFADPDSPLIGLRNLVMPLRASNFHYHELKHVVIVGSVDYIRREWKMLQNLPKISVLNGSPLSRADLRAVNVNLCDMCCILSAKVPSNDDPTLADKEAILASLNIKAMTFDDTIGVLSAGAAANGAPPPPGAAPAPVLLQRRGSVYGANVPMITELVNDSNVQFLDQDDDDDPDTELYLTQPFACGTAFAVSVLDSLMSTTYFNQNALTLIRSLITGGATPELELILAEGAGLRGGYSTAESLANRDRCRVGQISLYDGPLAQFGEAGKYGDLFVAALRTYGMLCIGLYRFRDTSSSCDASSKRYVITNPPDDFCLLPTDQVFVLMQFDPGVEYRSSRRAAGKDDAS; translated from the exons GTAGTGTTGGTGTTCATTCTGAGTATAGCATCGCTCATCATCTACTTCATCGACGCGTCCAG TGAGGAGGTGGAGCGATGCCAGAAATGGAGCGACAATATTACCCAGCAGATCGACCTTgcctttaacatattttttatggtcTACTTTTTTATACGA tTTATAGCAGCTAGTGACAAATTATGGTTCATGCTCGAGATGTATTCATTTGTAGATTATTTCACGATACCCCCATCCTTTGTATCAATATACTTGGATAGAACGTGGATTG GGCTAAGGTTTCTCCGAGCTCTACGCTTAATGACCGTGCCCGATATTTTGCAGTACCTCAATATATTAAAGACATCGAGCTCAATTCGTTTGGCGCAATTAGTTTCTATCTTTATATCGGTATGGCTCACAGCAGCCGGCATTATTCATTTA ttGGAAAACTCTGGCGATCCATTAGACTTCGACAATGCACAATCATTGTCTTACTGGACGTGTGTGTACTTTCTAATAGTCACAATGTCCACTGTAGGTTACGGTGATGTGTTCTGCCACACTGTACTTGGCAGAacatttttggttttttttctcCTCGTCGGCTTG GCAATGTTCGCTAGTAGCATTCCTGAAATTATAGAGCTGGTAGGAAGTAGGTCCAAGTACAGTGGCGAGCTGAAGCGTGAACATGGAAAAAG GCATATTGTCGTATGTGGACATATAACGTACGAATCCGTGAGCCATTTCTTAAAAGACTTCCTACATGAAGACCGAGAAGACGTGGATGTAGAGGTTGTTTTTTTACACAg GAAACCGCCCGACCTGGAGCTCGAAGGCCTGTTCAAGAGACACTTTACCACTGTGGAATTCTTTCAAGGCACCATTATGAACCCAATCGATCTACAGAGAGTAAAA gtGCACGAAGCTGACGCATGTTTAGTATTAGCCAACAAGTATTGCCAAGATCCCGATGCGGAGGATGCTGCGAACATCATGAGGGTCATTTCCATTAAAAACTATTCAGATGACATCAGGGTTATAATCCAACTGATGCAGTATCATAATAAG GCCTACCTTCTCAACATTCCGTCGTGGGATTGGAAGCAAGGCGATGACGTCATCTGTTTGGCGGAATTAAAGTTAGGTTTCATCGCACAGAGCTGTCTAGCGCCCGGTTTCTCCACCATGATGGCAAACCTGTTCGCTATGAGAAGTTTTAAAACG TCCCCCGACACGCAAGCTTGGCAGAACGATTACCTGCAGGGTACGGGGTGCGAGATGTACACGGAAACTCTGTCGACATCCTTCACTGGAATGAGCTTTCCACAAGCGAGCGA ATTATGCTTCACAAAGTTGAAACTTCTGTTGCTGGCGATCGAAATCAAAGGGGAAGAAGGTACAGACAGCAAGATCTCGATAAATCCAAGAAATGTGAAGATACATGCTAATACTCAAGGCTTTTTTATCGCCCAATCCGCGGACGAAGTTAAAAG AGCTTGGTTCTATTGCAAAGCGTGTCACGAAGACATCAAAGACGAAACTCTCATCAAGaagtgcaaatgcaaaaatt ATGTCGGAATGATGATGATGCAGACGGGGATGGTGAAACAAAGTGTTAATACATATCGAAATGTCGACG ATGACCACCATCCTCCCCCCACCTTCACGCCGCCAGAGTTGCCCAAGAAGGTCCATGTTCGAG GTGAAATCGCTAGGGAGAGGGGAGAAGATATTAGtc tgatAAATCGTAATCATCGGAGTGCGGCTCCAACGACCCTGCTGTCTCCGATGGCGAACCAGCTGATGAACACTACGACCACGAGGCAAGTCAACAAGGTCAAACCCAATGTCAACCGAGCACCGCCGGACAC GCCAACGAGCAGAAGTAGTGGTGGCAATCAAAATAGCAATGGTGTTAGTCTGCCTGCCGGCCTAGCAGACGACCAGAGCAAAGATTTCGACTTCGAAAAGACTGAAATGAAATATGACTCCACAGGAATGTTCCATTGGAGTCCAGCGAGAAATTTAGAAGATtgtatatta GACAGGAATCAAGCGGCGATGACAGTGTTAAATGGTCACGTGGTAGTGTGCTTGTTCGCGGACCCGGACTCGCCTCTAATAGGACTCAGAAACCTCGTGATGCCGCTGCGCGCATCGAACTTCCACTACCACGAGCTGAAGCACGTCGTAATCGTGGGCAGCGTCGATTACATCAGAAGAGAGTGGAAGATGTTGCAGAATCTACCCAAGATTTCTGTTTTGAAT GGTTCACCGCTAAGCCGGGCCGACTTGCGCGCAGTGAATGTGAACCTGTGCGATATGTGCTGCATACTGTCAGCGAAGGTGCCATCGAACGATGACCCGACGCTGGCCGACAAGGAAGCTATCTTGGCTTCGCTGAACATCAAGGCGATGACGTTCGACGACACGATCGGCGTGCTGAGCGCGGGTGCGGCGGCCAACGGCGCGCCGCCCCCGCCcggcgccgcgcccgcgcccgtgCTGCTGCAGCGCCGCGGCTCGGTTTACGGCGCCAACGTGCCCATGATCACGG AACTGGTGAACGACAGCAACGTACAGTTCCTCGACCAAGACGATGATGACGACCCAGACACGGAGCTGTACCTGACGCAACCATTTGCCTGCGGCACTGCATTCGCTGTCAGCGTGCTGGACTCTCTAATGTCCACT ACGTATTTTAATCAGAACGCCTTAACACTTATTCGATCACTGATTACTGGTGGTGCCACTCCTGAATTGGAATTGATCCTCGCAGAGGGAGCTGGTCTCCGCGGAGGGTACTCCACGGCCGAGAGCTTGGCGAACAG AGATCGGTGTCGAGTCGGTCAGATATCGTTGTACGACGGTCCGCTGGCGCAGTTCGGCGAGGCCGGCAAGTACGGCGACCTGTTCGTGGCAGCGCTGCGGACGTACGGCATGCTGTGTATCGGACTTTATCGCTTTAGGGACACGTCGTCCTCGTGCGACGCGAGCAGCAAGCGATATGTCATCACTAACCCACCTGATGACTTTTGCTTGCTGCCGACGGATCAG GTGTTCGTGCTGATGCAGTTCGACCCGGGCGTAGAGTACCGGTCGAGCCGGCGCGCGGCGGGCAAGGACGACGCGTCCTGA
- the LOC126769110 gene encoding calcium-activated potassium channel slowpoke isoform X4 translates to MASSEEEATTTSSSEYDCLSVRKWWCFLLSSIFTFAAGLMVVLLWRACAFVCCRKEPELSPNDPKQKEQKAARQGKQEFEGTFMTEAKDWAGELISGQTTTGRILVVLVFILSIASLIIYFIDASSEEVERCQKWSDNITQQIDLAFNIFFMVYFFIRFIAASDKLWFMLEMYSFVDYFTIPPSFVSIYLDRTWIGLRFLRALRLMTVPDILQYLNILKTSSSIRLAQLVSIFISVWLTAAGIIHLLENSGDPLDFDNAQSLSYWTCVYFLIVTMSTVGYGDVFCHTVLGRTFLVFFLLVGLAMFASSIPEIIELVGSRSKYSGELKREHGKRHIVVCGHITYESVSHFLKDFLHEDREDVDVEVVFLHRKPPDLELEGLFKRHFTTVEFFQGTIMNPIDLQRVKVHEADACLVLANKYCQDPDAEDAANIMRVISIKNYSDDIRVIIQLMQYHNKAYLLNIPSWDWKQGDDVICLAELKLGFIAQSCLAPGFSTMMANLFAMRSFKTSPDTQAWQNDYLQGTGCEMYTETLSTSFTGMSFPQASELCFTKLKLLLLAIEIKGEEGTDSKISINPRNVKIHANTQGFFIAQSADEVKRAWFYCKACHEDIKDETLIKKCKCKNLATFRKGVRAVQMVGRANDHHPPPTFTPPELPKKVHVRGEIARERGEDISLINRNHRSAAPTTLLSPMANQLMNTTTTRQVNKVKPNVNRAPPDTNTQDQDTNYQAYHLAYEVKKLMPTSRSSGGNQNSNGVSLPAGLADDQSKDFDFEKTEMKYDSTGMFHWSPARNLEDCILDRNQAAMTVLNGHVVVCLFADPDSPLIGLRNLVMPLRASNFHYHELKHVVIVGSVDYIRREWKMLQNLPKISVLNGSPLSRADLRAVNVNLCDMCCILSAKVPSNDDPTLADKEAILASLNIKAMTFDDTIGVLSAGAAANGAPPPPGAAPAPVLLQRRGSVYGANVPMITELVNDSNVQFLDQDDDDDPDTELYLTQPFACGTAFAVSVLDSLMSTTYFNQNALTLIRSLITGGATPELELILAEGAGLRGGYSTAESLANRDRCRVGQISLYDGPLAQFGEAGKYGDLFVAALRTYGMLCIGLYRFRDTSSSCDASSKRYVITNPPDDFCLLPTDQVFVLMQFDPGVEYRSSRRAAGKDDAS, encoded by the exons GTAGTGTTGGTGTTCATTCTGAGTATAGCATCGCTCATCATCTACTTCATCGACGCGTCCAG TGAGGAGGTGGAGCGATGCCAGAAATGGAGCGACAATATTACCCAGCAGATCGACCTTgcctttaacatattttttatggtcTACTTTTTTATACGA tTTATAGCAGCTAGTGACAAATTATGGTTCATGCTCGAGATGTATTCATTTGTAGATTATTTCACGATACCCCCATCCTTTGTATCAATATACTTGGATAGAACGTGGATTG GGCTAAGGTTTCTCCGAGCTCTACGCTTAATGACCGTGCCCGATATTTTGCAGTACCTCAATATATTAAAGACATCGAGCTCAATTCGTTTGGCGCAATTAGTTTCTATCTTTATATCGGTATGGCTCACAGCAGCCGGCATTATTCATTTA ttGGAAAACTCTGGCGATCCATTAGACTTCGACAATGCACAATCATTGTCTTACTGGACGTGTGTGTACTTTCTAATAGTCACAATGTCCACTGTAGGTTACGGTGATGTGTTCTGCCACACTGTACTTGGCAGAacatttttggttttttttctcCTCGTCGGCTTG GCAATGTTCGCTAGTAGCATTCCTGAAATTATAGAGCTGGTAGGAAGTAGGTCCAAGTACAGTGGCGAGCTGAAGCGTGAACATGGAAAAAG GCATATTGTCGTATGTGGACATATAACGTACGAATCCGTGAGCCATTTCTTAAAAGACTTCCTACATGAAGACCGAGAAGACGTGGATGTAGAGGTTGTTTTTTTACACAg GAAACCGCCCGACCTGGAGCTCGAAGGCCTGTTCAAGAGACACTTTACCACTGTGGAATTCTTTCAAGGCACCATTATGAACCCAATCGATCTACAGAGAGTAAAA gtGCACGAAGCTGACGCATGTTTAGTATTAGCCAACAAGTATTGCCAAGATCCCGATGCGGAGGATGCTGCGAACATCATGAGGGTCATTTCCATTAAAAACTATTCAGATGACATCAGGGTTATAATCCAACTGATGCAGTATCATAATAAG GCCTACCTTCTCAACATTCCGTCGTGGGATTGGAAGCAAGGCGATGACGTCATCTGTTTGGCGGAATTAAAGTTAGGTTTCATCGCACAGAGCTGTCTAGCGCCCGGTTTCTCCACCATGATGGCAAACCTGTTCGCTATGAGAAGTTTTAAAACG TCCCCCGACACGCAAGCTTGGCAGAACGATTACCTGCAGGGTACGGGGTGCGAGATGTACACGGAAACTCTGTCGACATCCTTCACTGGAATGAGCTTTCCACAAGCGAGCGA ATTATGCTTCACAAAGTTGAAACTTCTGTTGCTGGCGATCGAAATCAAAGGGGAAGAAGGTACAGACAGCAAGATCTCGATAAATCCAAGAAATGTGAAGATACATGCTAATACTCAAGGCTTTTTTATCGCCCAATCCGCGGACGAAGTTAAAAG AGCTTGGTTCTATTGCAAAGCGTGTCACGAAGACATCAAAGACGAAACTCTCATCAAGaagtgcaaatgcaaaaatt TGGCTACATTCAGGAAAGGCGTACGAGCCGTCCAGATGGTTGGCCGGGCAA ATGACCACCATCCTCCCCCCACCTTCACGCCGCCAGAGTTGCCCAAGAAGGTCCATGTTCGAG GTGAAATCGCTAGGGAGAGGGGAGAAGATATTAGtc tgatAAATCGTAATCATCGGAGTGCGGCTCCAACGACCCTGCTGTCTCCGATGGCGAACCAGCTGATGAACACTACGACCACGAGGCAAGTCAACAAGGTCAAACCCAATGTCAACCGAGCACCGCCGGACAC GAATACGCAAGACCAAGATACCAATTACCAAGCCTATCATCTAGCCTACGAAGTGAAAAAActcat GCCAACGAGCAGAAGTAGTGGTGGCAATCAAAATAGCAATGGTGTTAGTCTGCCTGCCGGCCTAGCAGACGACCAGAGCAAAGATTTCGACTTCGAAAAGACTGAAATGAAATATGACTCCACAGGAATGTTCCATTGGAGTCCAGCGAGAAATTTAGAAGATtgtatatta GACAGGAATCAAGCGGCGATGACAGTGTTAAATGGTCACGTGGTAGTGTGCTTGTTCGCGGACCCGGACTCGCCTCTAATAGGACTCAGAAACCTCGTGATGCCGCTGCGCGCATCGAACTTCCACTACCACGAGCTGAAGCACGTCGTAATCGTGGGCAGCGTCGATTACATCAGAAGAGAGTGGAAGATGTTGCAGAATCTACCCAAGATTTCTGTTTTGAAT GGTTCACCGCTAAGCCGGGCCGACTTGCGCGCAGTGAATGTGAACCTGTGCGATATGTGCTGCATACTGTCAGCGAAGGTGCCATCGAACGATGACCCGACGCTGGCCGACAAGGAAGCTATCTTGGCTTCGCTGAACATCAAGGCGATGACGTTCGACGACACGATCGGCGTGCTGAGCGCGGGTGCGGCGGCCAACGGCGCGCCGCCCCCGCCcggcgccgcgcccgcgcccgtgCTGCTGCAGCGCCGCGGCTCGGTTTACGGCGCCAACGTGCCCATGATCACGG AACTGGTGAACGACAGCAACGTACAGTTCCTCGACCAAGACGATGATGACGACCCAGACACGGAGCTGTACCTGACGCAACCATTTGCCTGCGGCACTGCATTCGCTGTCAGCGTGCTGGACTCTCTAATGTCCACT ACGTATTTTAATCAGAACGCCTTAACACTTATTCGATCACTGATTACTGGTGGTGCCACTCCTGAATTGGAATTGATCCTCGCAGAGGGAGCTGGTCTCCGCGGAGGGTACTCCACGGCCGAGAGCTTGGCGAACAG AGATCGGTGTCGAGTCGGTCAGATATCGTTGTACGACGGTCCGCTGGCGCAGTTCGGCGAGGCCGGCAAGTACGGCGACCTGTTCGTGGCAGCGCTGCGGACGTACGGCATGCTGTGTATCGGACTTTATCGCTTTAGGGACACGTCGTCCTCGTGCGACGCGAGCAGCAAGCGATATGTCATCACTAACCCACCTGATGACTTTTGCTTGCTGCCGACGGATCAG GTGTTCGTGCTGATGCAGTTCGACCCGGGCGTAGAGTACCGGTCGAGCCGGCGCGCGGCGGGCAAGGACGACGCGTCCTGA
- the LOC126769110 gene encoding calcium-activated potassium channel slowpoke isoform X12 yields MASSEEEATTTSSSEYDCLSVRKWWCFLLSSIFTFAAGLMVVLLWRACAFVCCRKEPELSPNDPKQKEQKAARQGKQEFEGTFMTEAKDWAGELISGQTTTGRILVVLVFILSIASLIIYFIDASSEEVERCQKWSDNITQQIDLAFNIFFMVYFFIRFIAASDKLWFMLEMYSFVDYFTIPPSFVSIYLDRTWIGLRFLRALRLMTVPDILQYLNILKTSSSIRLAQLVSIFISVWLTAAGIIHLLENSGDPLDFDNAQSLSYWTCVYFLIVTMSTVGYGDVFCHTVLGRTFLVFFLLVGLAMFASSIPEIIELVGSRSKYSGELKREHGKRHIVVCGHITYESVSHFLKDFLHEDREDVDVEVVFLHRKPPDLELEGLFKRHFTTVEFFQGTIMNPIDLQRVKVHEADACLVLANKYCQDPDAEDAANIMRVISIKNYSDDIRVIIQLMQYHNKAYLLNIPSWDWKQGDDVICLAELKLGFIAQSCLAPGFSTMMANLFAMRSFKTSPDTQAWQNDYLQGTGCEMYTETLSTSFTGMSFPQASELCFTKLKLLLLAIEIKGEEGTDSKISINPRNVKIHANTQGFFIAQSADEVKRAWFYCKACHEDIKDETLIKKCKCKNLTAHQRKVGADIGEIARERGEDISLINRNHRSAAPTTLLSPMANQLMNTTTTRQVNKVKPNVNRAPPDTPTSRSSGGNQNSNGVSLPAGLADDQSKDFDFEKTEMKYDSTGMFHWSPARNLEDCILDRNQAAMTVLNGHVVVCLFADPDSPLIGLRNLVMPLRASNFHYHELKHVVIVGSVDYIRREWKMLQNLPKISVLNGSPLSRADLRAVNVNLCDMCCILSAKVPSNDDPTLADKEAILASLNIKAMTFDDTIGVLSAGAAANGAPPPPGAAPAPVLLQRRGSVYGANVPMITELVNDSNVQFLDQDDDDDPDTELYLTQPFACGTAFAVSVLDSLMSTTYFNQNALTLIRSLITGGATPELELILAEGAGLRGGYSTAESLANRDRCRVGQISLYDGPLAQFGEAGKYGDLFVAALRTYGMLCIGLYRFRDTSSSCDASSKRYVITNPPDDFCLLPTDQVFVLMQFDPGVEYRSSRRAAGKDDAS; encoded by the exons GTAGTGTTGGTGTTCATTCTGAGTATAGCATCGCTCATCATCTACTTCATCGACGCGTCCAG TGAGGAGGTGGAGCGATGCCAGAAATGGAGCGACAATATTACCCAGCAGATCGACCTTgcctttaacatattttttatggtcTACTTTTTTATACGA tTTATAGCAGCTAGTGACAAATTATGGTTCATGCTCGAGATGTATTCATTTGTAGATTATTTCACGATACCCCCATCCTTTGTATCAATATACTTGGATAGAACGTGGATTG GGCTAAGGTTTCTCCGAGCTCTACGCTTAATGACCGTGCCCGATATTTTGCAGTACCTCAATATATTAAAGACATCGAGCTCAATTCGTTTGGCGCAATTAGTTTCTATCTTTATATCGGTATGGCTCACAGCAGCCGGCATTATTCATTTA ttGGAAAACTCTGGCGATCCATTAGACTTCGACAATGCACAATCATTGTCTTACTGGACGTGTGTGTACTTTCTAATAGTCACAATGTCCACTGTAGGTTACGGTGATGTGTTCTGCCACACTGTACTTGGCAGAacatttttggttttttttctcCTCGTCGGCTTG GCAATGTTCGCTAGTAGCATTCCTGAAATTATAGAGCTGGTAGGAAGTAGGTCCAAGTACAGTGGCGAGCTGAAGCGTGAACATGGAAAAAG GCATATTGTCGTATGTGGACATATAACGTACGAATCCGTGAGCCATTTCTTAAAAGACTTCCTACATGAAGACCGAGAAGACGTGGATGTAGAGGTTGTTTTTTTACACAg GAAACCGCCCGACCTGGAGCTCGAAGGCCTGTTCAAGAGACACTTTACCACTGTGGAATTCTTTCAAGGCACCATTATGAACCCAATCGATCTACAGAGAGTAAAA gtGCACGAAGCTGACGCATGTTTAGTATTAGCCAACAAGTATTGCCAAGATCCCGATGCGGAGGATGCTGCGAACATCATGAGGGTCATTTCCATTAAAAACTATTCAGATGACATCAGGGTTATAATCCAACTGATGCAGTATCATAATAAG GCCTACCTTCTCAACATTCCGTCGTGGGATTGGAAGCAAGGCGATGACGTCATCTGTTTGGCGGAATTAAAGTTAGGTTTCATCGCACAGAGCTGTCTAGCGCCCGGTTTCTCCACCATGATGGCAAACCTGTTCGCTATGAGAAGTTTTAAAACG TCCCCCGACACGCAAGCTTGGCAGAACGATTACCTGCAGGGTACGGGGTGCGAGATGTACACGGAAACTCTGTCGACATCCTTCACTGGAATGAGCTTTCCACAAGCGAGCGA ATTATGCTTCACAAAGTTGAAACTTCTGTTGCTGGCGATCGAAATCAAAGGGGAAGAAGGTACAGACAGCAAGATCTCGATAAATCCAAGAAATGTGAAGATACATGCTAATACTCAAGGCTTTTTTATCGCCCAATCCGCGGACGAAGTTAAAAG AGCTTGGTTCTATTGCAAAGCGTGTCACGAAGACATCAAAGACGAAACTCTCATCAAGaagtgcaaatgcaaaaatt TGACCGCGCACCAGCGGAAGGTTGGAGCCGACATAG GTGAAATCGCTAGGGAGAGGGGAGAAGATATTAGtc tgatAAATCGTAATCATCGGAGTGCGGCTCCAACGACCCTGCTGTCTCCGATGGCGAACCAGCTGATGAACACTACGACCACGAGGCAAGTCAACAAGGTCAAACCCAATGTCAACCGAGCACCGCCGGACAC GCCAACGAGCAGAAGTAGTGGTGGCAATCAAAATAGCAATGGTGTTAGTCTGCCTGCCGGCCTAGCAGACGACCAGAGCAAAGATTTCGACTTCGAAAAGACTGAAATGAAATATGACTCCACAGGAATGTTCCATTGGAGTCCAGCGAGAAATTTAGAAGATtgtatatta GACAGGAATCAAGCGGCGATGACAGTGTTAAATGGTCACGTGGTAGTGTGCTTGTTCGCGGACCCGGACTCGCCTCTAATAGGACTCAGAAACCTCGTGATGCCGCTGCGCGCATCGAACTTCCACTACCACGAGCTGAAGCACGTCGTAATCGTGGGCAGCGTCGATTACATCAGAAGAGAGTGGAAGATGTTGCAGAATCTACCCAAGATTTCTGTTTTGAAT GGTTCACCGCTAAGCCGGGCCGACTTGCGCGCAGTGAATGTGAACCTGTGCGATATGTGCTGCATACTGTCAGCGAAGGTGCCATCGAACGATGACCCGACGCTGGCCGACAAGGAAGCTATCTTGGCTTCGCTGAACATCAAGGCGATGACGTTCGACGACACGATCGGCGTGCTGAGCGCGGGTGCGGCGGCCAACGGCGCGCCGCCCCCGCCcggcgccgcgcccgcgcccgtgCTGCTGCAGCGCCGCGGCTCGGTTTACGGCGCCAACGTGCCCATGATCACGG AACTGGTGAACGACAGCAACGTACAGTTCCTCGACCAAGACGATGATGACGACCCAGACACGGAGCTGTACCTGACGCAACCATTTGCCTGCGGCACTGCATTCGCTGTCAGCGTGCTGGACTCTCTAATGTCCACT ACGTATTTTAATCAGAACGCCTTAACACTTATTCGATCACTGATTACTGGTGGTGCCACTCCTGAATTGGAATTGATCCTCGCAGAGGGAGCTGGTCTCCGCGGAGGGTACTCCACGGCCGAGAGCTTGGCGAACAG AGATCGGTGTCGAGTCGGTCAGATATCGTTGTACGACGGTCCGCTGGCGCAGTTCGGCGAGGCCGGCAAGTACGGCGACCTGTTCGTGGCAGCGCTGCGGACGTACGGCATGCTGTGTATCGGACTTTATCGCTTTAGGGACACGTCGTCCTCGTGCGACGCGAGCAGCAAGCGATATGTCATCACTAACCCACCTGATGACTTTTGCTTGCTGCCGACGGATCAG GTGTTCGTGCTGATGCAGTTCGACCCGGGCGTAGAGTACCGGTCGAGCCGGCGCGCGGCGGGCAAGGACGACGCGTCCTGA